A region of Candidatus Desulfarcum epimagneticum DNA encodes the following proteins:
- a CDS encoding conserved hypothetical protein (Evidence 4 : Unknown function but conserved in other organisms), whose amino-acid sequence MTFPEARFFFAAVAARLLKEKLMEEKSNVKTRALRVLWSLGPWLIVALFVLIIFNMGLLVKGKQKDLEVSRKAAMSETAPPVKVVTLAVENRRMKDEISLPGEVMPFEDLKVRAEVPGRVRRIRVAEGRTIKAGQVIMEIDDRDFRSRLSGIEANLKLAKLNHSRISALAKKNIVSPSRLDEIEAKVADLEAARDEAALAFERTRVTAPIGGRLNDVIAKAGAFVKAGEEVAAIIQFENVKVTVGVPESDAPAVMDVDRAEVVIDAVEKKRVAGKKIFFSRRPRTMSRLYDLELKVPNPDGLIFPGMFARVHITKSVFEKAVAAPLYAIIADGDQRFVYVEEEGVARKRPVETGGLVGWQAVITSGLSPGDRVIIVGHRKVEDGRAVDVVRHVDDARKVLDS is encoded by the coding sequence ATGACATTTCCGGAGGCTCGATTTTTTTTTGCCGCCGTCGCGGCGCGTTTATTAAAGGAAAAATTGATGGAAGAAAAATCGAATGTCAAAACAAGGGCGCTGAGAGTCCTGTGGAGCCTGGGCCCCTGGCTGATTGTGGCTTTGTTCGTCCTCATTATTTTCAACATGGGCCTCCTGGTGAAAGGAAAGCAAAAGGACCTGGAGGTGTCGCGCAAAGCGGCCATGTCCGAAACCGCGCCCCCGGTCAAGGTGGTGACCCTGGCCGTTGAAAACCGCCGGATGAAGGATGAAATCAGCCTTCCCGGCGAGGTCATGCCCTTTGAGGACTTAAAGGTCCGGGCCGAGGTCCCGGGCCGGGTGAGGCGGATACGGGTCGCCGAGGGGCGGACGATCAAGGCCGGGCAGGTCATCATGGAGATTGACGACCGGGACTTCCGGTCCCGGCTTTCCGGGATCGAGGCGAACCTGAAGCTGGCGAAACTCAATCACAGCCGGATATCGGCCCTGGCGAAGAAAAATATCGTGTCCCCCAGCAGGCTGGACGAGATTGAGGCCAAAGTGGCGGACCTGGAGGCGGCCCGGGACGAGGCGGCCCTGGCCTTTGAGCGGACCCGGGTCACGGCGCCCATCGGGGGCCGGCTCAATGATGTCATCGCCAAAGCCGGGGCCTTTGTGAAGGCCGGGGAGGAGGTGGCCGCCATCATTCAGTTCGAAAACGTCAAGGTCACGGTGGGGGTTCCGGAAAGCGACGCCCCGGCGGTCATGGACGTGGACCGGGCCGAGGTGGTCATCGACGCTGTTGAAAAAAAGCGGGTGGCGGGAAAGAAAATCTTTTTTTCCAGGCGGCCCCGGACCATGTCGCGCCTCTACGATCTGGAGCTGAAAGTCCCCAACCCCGACGGCCTCATTTTCCCGGGCATGTTCGCCCGGGTCCACATCACCAAATCGGTGTTTGAAAAGGCGGTGGCGGCGCCCCTTTACGCCATCATCGCCGACGGCGACCAGCGCTTCGTTTATGTGGAGGAAGAGGGGGTGGCGCGAAAAAGACCGGTGGAAACCGGCGGGCTCGTCGGATGGCAGGCGGTGATCACATCGGGACTGTCCCCGGGCGACCGGGTCATCATCGTGGGACACCGGAAGGTGGAGGACGGCCGGGCTGTGGATGTGGTGAGACATGTGGATGACGCCCGAAAGGTTCTCGACTCATGA
- a CDS encoding Phosphate-specific transport system accessory protein PhoU yields the protein MSARHFRRELEAIKKKILTLGAVVEGRLRKAIEAVAENDLKTAGWIAASDYEVDEMEVEIEEECLKIIALHQPVAVDLRFLAAVIKINSDLERIADLTVNIARRVQVVSQHNPLEKFMDYANMGEKVKYMLSKSLDALVHLDSEAARMVGDMDDEVDDLRNLAYKRIKTALKKNPEMAGRLINYYLISRHLERIADHATNIAEDVIYMIDGEIVRHDI from the coding sequence ATGAGCGCGAGACATTTTCGCAGGGAGCTGGAGGCCATTAAAAAAAAGATTCTGACCCTGGGCGCCGTGGTGGAGGGGCGCCTTCGGAAGGCCATTGAGGCGGTGGCCGAAAACGATCTGAAAACCGCCGGGTGGATCGCCGCCTCGGATTATGAGGTGGACGAGATGGAGGTGGAGATTGAGGAGGAGTGCCTGAAAATCATCGCGCTGCATCAGCCCGTGGCGGTGGATCTGCGTTTTTTAGCGGCGGTCATCAAGATCAACAGCGATCTGGAGCGGATCGCTGATCTGACGGTGAACATCGCCCGCCGGGTTCAGGTCGTCTCCCAACACAATCCCCTTGAAAAATTCATGGATTATGCTAATATGGGCGAAAAGGTCAAATACATGCTTTCCAAAAGCCTGGACGCCCTGGTCCACCTGGACAGCGAGGCCGCCCGCATGGTCGGCGACATGGACGACGAGGTGGATGATCTGAGAAATCTCGCCTATAAGCGGATCAAGACCGCTTTGAAGAAAAACCCGGAGATGGCGGGCCGCCTGATCAATTATTACCTGATCTCCCGGCATCTGGAGAGAATCGCGGACCATGCCACCAACATCGCCGAGGACGTGATTTATATGATTGACGGGGAGATCGTCCGCCATGATATTTGA
- the phoB gene encoding DNA-binding response regulator in two-component regulatory system with PhoR (or CreC) (Evidence 2a : Function from experimental evidences in other organisms; Product type r : regulator): MARERLLIVDDEEDILELLRFNLALEGYELSLARSGESALQKAAFEKPDLILLDLMLPGIDGLEVARRLKDNPQTRFIPIIILSAKGEDSDIVAGLELRADDYITKPFSPRVLIARVRAALRRSRPRGEETPERVIRRGDLEIRPDMRRVTVQGEPVDLTHTEFKLLTLMASRPGWTLSRSQIVDRIRGPHHAVTDRAVDVQIVGLRKKLGPRADLIETVRGAGYRFKAT, translated from the coding sequence ATGGCCAGAGAACGCCTGCTCATCGTGGACGACGAAGAGGACATTCTGGAGCTTTTGCGCTTCAACCTGGCTCTTGAGGGCTACGAGCTGTCCCTGGCCCGGTCCGGGGAAAGCGCCCTTCAAAAGGCGGCCTTTGAAAAGCCGGATCTCATTTTGCTGGATCTGATGCTGCCGGGCATCGACGGCCTGGAGGTCGCCCGCCGCCTGAAGGACAACCCCCAAACCCGCTTTATTCCGATCATCATTCTGTCGGCCAAAGGCGAGGACTCGGACATTGTGGCGGGCCTGGAGCTCAGAGCCGACGATTACATCACCAAACCCTTTTCCCCCCGGGTTCTCATCGCCCGGGTCCGGGCCGCGCTTCGGCGAAGCCGCCCCCGGGGGGAGGAGACCCCCGAAAGGGTCATTCGAAGGGGGGATCTGGAGATCCGCCCGGACATGCGCCGGGTCACGGTTCAAGGCGAGCCTGTGGATTTGACCCACACCGAATTCAAACTGCTCACGCTCATGGCCTCCCGCCCGGGCTGGACCCTGTCCCGGTCTCAGATTGTGGACAGGATCAGGGGGCCCCATCACGCGGTGACCGACCGGGCCGTGGATGTGCAGATCGTGGGCTTGAGAAAAAAACTGGGACCCCGCGCGGACCTCATCGAGACGGTTCGGGGGGCGGGCTACCGTTTTAAAGCCACATGA
- a CDS encoding C4-dicarboxylate ABC transporter permease, which translates to MESSDIITILILLGAMATYIPVFMCLFFTAVLGFVLFTDLPLMLLAQSFLRSMDNFALVVVLFFILCGNIMTSGSIVKKLIKVANVLVSWLPGGLGMAGVLACGLFGAISGSTVATVVALGGFMIPALLKNGYPEKYTLGIMTTSPNLGVIIPPSIGMILYSMISNVSLEGLFLTGFLPGVMIMGGVCLYTYFFFKNKKEIVRMPFPGAKEVAAVLKEGFWSLMLPVIIFGGIFSGAFTANEAAVVACVYAFFVEIFIHKSLKLRDIKRITVDSAVTSATLLVIVAGATCFGRLLTLQDIPGRIAEAVLSTIDSQALFLFAMNILLLFVGMFMDIISATMILGPVFLPMLDVLDINWMHFGLIMTVNLSIGYCTPPMGVSLYITGGIANRDIIYVSKSVIPFVAIQMSVLFFFTYFPEAALWLPRLMGFLE; encoded by the coding sequence GAATCCAGCGATATCATTACCATACTGATCCTCTTGGGGGCCATGGCCACCTATATTCCGGTGTTCATGTGCCTTTTTTTCACGGCTGTTCTGGGCTTTGTGCTGTTCACGGACCTGCCCCTCATGCTTCTGGCCCAGTCCTTTTTAAGAAGCATGGACAATTTCGCCCTGGTGGTGGTGCTCTTTTTTATCCTTTGCGGAAACATCATGACATCCGGGTCCATCGTCAAAAAACTCATCAAAGTGGCCAACGTCCTGGTGAGCTGGCTCCCCGGGGGCCTCGGCATGGCCGGGGTTCTGGCCTGCGGGCTTTTCGGCGCCATCTCCGGCTCCACCGTGGCCACGGTGGTGGCCCTGGGCGGATTCATGATCCCGGCCCTTTTAAAAAACGGGTACCCGGAAAAATACACCCTGGGGATCATGACCACCTCTCCCAACCTGGGGGTCATCATTCCCCCGAGCATCGGCATGATCCTTTACAGCATGATCAGCAATGTGTCCCTGGAAGGGCTCTTTTTAACCGGCTTTCTTCCCGGCGTCATGATCATGGGCGGCGTGTGCCTGTACACCTATTTTTTCTTTAAAAACAAAAAAGAGATCGTCCGAATGCCTTTCCCCGGGGCAAAGGAAGTGGCGGCGGTTTTAAAGGAGGGCTTCTGGTCCCTGATGCTGCCCGTGATTATTTTCGGGGGGATATTCTCCGGAGCCTTCACGGCCAACGAAGCGGCGGTGGTGGCCTGCGTCTATGCCTTTTTCGTTGAAATTTTCATCCACAAGTCGCTGAAATTAAGGGATATCAAAAGAATCACCGTGGACTCGGCGGTGACTTCGGCCACCCTTCTGGTCATTGTGGCGGGCGCCACGTGCTTCGGCCGTCTCCTCACCCTCCAGGACATCCCCGGCCGGATCGCCGAGGCGGTGCTGTCCACCATCGACTCCCAGGCCCTGTTCCTTTTCGCCATGAACATCCTTCTGCTTTTCGTGGGCATGTTCATGGACATCATTTCCGCCACCATGATCCTGGGGCCGGTCTTTCTGCCCATGCTGGACGTGCTGGACATCAACTGGATGCACTTCGGGCTGATCATGACGGTGAACCTTTCCATCGGCTACTGCACCCCGCCCATGGGCGTCAGCCTCTACATCACCGGCGGCATCGCCAACCGCGACATCATCTACGTGTCCAAATCGGTGATTCCGTTTGTGGCCATCCAGATGTCCGTCCTGTTTTTCTTCACCTACTTCCCGGAGGCGGCGCTTTGGCTGCCGCGCCTGATGGGCTTTTTAGAATAA
- a CDS encoding NAD-dependent dehydratase: MKYYSDTRVLVTGGAGFLGSHLCERLLSEGHEVICVDNCFTGPKQNIARILDHPKFEFIRHDITFPLCLEIDEIYNLACPASPIHYQRNPIKTIKTNIHGAINMLGLAKRTKSRILQASTSEVYGNPTAHPQPESYWGNVNPIGVRSCYDEGKRCAETLFFDYHRQHGLDIKVARIFNTYGPRMHPNDGRVVSNFIVQALKENPLTVYGDGSQTRSFCYVDDLVDGLARLMDSREGLTGPVNLGDPGEFTILELAEKIIDITGSGSKINFKPLPSDDPARRKPDIALAKKDLGWEPGTSLQEGLKKTIAYFRGLIDG, from the coding sequence GTGAAATATTACAGCGACACACGGGTTCTGGTCACCGGGGGAGCCGGTTTTTTGGGCTCCCATCTTTGCGAGCGGCTGCTTTCGGAAGGCCATGAGGTCATATGCGTGGATAATTGTTTCACGGGGCCGAAGCAAAATATCGCGCGTATTCTGGATCATCCGAAGTTTGAGTTTATCCGCCACGACATCACCTTTCCCCTTTGTCTGGAAATCGACGAAATCTACAACCTGGCCTGCCCGGCCTCGCCGATCCACTACCAGCGCAACCCCATCAAAACCATCAAGACGAACATCCATGGCGCCATCAACATGCTGGGGCTGGCCAAACGAACGAAATCCAGAATACTCCAGGCTTCCACCAGCGAAGTGTATGGAAATCCGACGGCTCATCCCCAGCCGGAAAGCTACTGGGGGAATGTGAACCCCATCGGCGTTCGGTCCTGCTATGACGAGGGGAAACGATGCGCCGAGACCCTTTTTTTTGATTACCACAGGCAGCACGGCCTGGATATCAAAGTCGCGCGGATTTTCAACACCTATGGCCCCCGCATGCATCCCAATGACGGCCGGGTGGTGTCCAATTTCATCGTTCAGGCGCTCAAGGAAAATCCCCTGACCGTGTATGGCGACGGGAGCCAGACCCGGTCTTTTTGTTATGTGGACGATCTGGTGGACGGCCTGGCTCGCCTGATGGATTCCCGGGAGGGTCTCACCGGGCCCGTGAATCTGGGCGACCCCGGGGAGTTCACCATACTGGAGCTGGCCGAAAAAATCATTGACATCACAGGCTCCGGATCCAAAATTAACTTCAAACCGCTTCCTTCGGATGATCCCGCGCGGCGGAAACCGGACATCGCCCTTGCGAAAAAAGATCTGGGTTGGGAGCCTGGAACTTCCCTTCAGGAAGGCTTGAAAAAAACCATCGCCTATTTTCGGGGTCTGATTGACGGGTGA
- a CDS encoding PAS domain-containing sensor histidine kinase, producing MKKPRKLIWKLYPSYLAVILLSIFGAGALAFDFLKDFYLEKTAADLLTVGRMAEDRFRDFFAAPDASGIDSLCKRLGRKTGVRVTVAGIGGRVLGDSDENPAVMENHSDRPEIFSAISGKVGSSIRHSETLARRMMYTALPVMVGDRPAAVVRVALPLSEIEEEFAAMGARIALGGICALLAASLICLWISRRVSRPMEEMKAGADRFAAGDLNFRLPSSSTLELAALAESMNHMAGRLQEKIRLALRESAERKAILSSMTEGIVALDPRGRALSANRAARDIFSHTDIQKGMGLHEIVRDPALNEMVKKTMETGRGHDGDIVLQREEERLVHVRCAPLRGAEPDSPDPGAAGTLLALSDVTQLRRLEHIRRDFAANVSHELKTPLTAIRGFVETLASGAVESEDDRRRFLSIIRRHVGRLSAIIEDLMALSRIENREGFEEIRLEDASLKDVIRAAVQTCESAAEEKGIDIRVYLDSDMTVRANPGLLERAFVNLMDNAVKFSGEGREIHVKAGRNGDDIRVRFRDFGPGIPSRGLPRLFERFYRADAPRDPGPGGAGLGLAIVKHIALAHGGGVDVESAPGKGSVFTFRLPAA from the coding sequence ATGAAAAAACCCCGAAAACTCATCTGGAAACTCTATCCTTCTTACCTGGCCGTGATTCTTTTGTCTATTTTCGGCGCGGGCGCGCTCGCCTTTGATTTCCTCAAGGACTTTTACCTGGAAAAAACCGCCGCGGACCTTTTGACCGTGGGACGGATGGCCGAAGACCGGTTCCGGGATTTTTTCGCGGCGCCGGACGCGTCCGGAATCGATTCCTTGTGCAAAAGACTGGGGAGAAAAACAGGCGTCCGCGTCACTGTGGCGGGGATCGGCGGAAGAGTCCTGGGCGATTCCGATGAAAACCCGGCTGTGATGGAAAACCATTCGGACCGCCCTGAAATTTTTTCAGCCATATCCGGAAAGGTCGGGTCTTCCATCCGCCACAGCGAGACCCTGGCCAGGCGGATGATGTACACGGCCCTTCCGGTCATGGTCGGGGACAGGCCCGCCGCCGTGGTCCGGGTGGCCCTACCGCTTTCCGAGATTGAGGAGGAATTCGCCGCCATGGGGGCCCGGATCGCCCTGGGAGGGATTTGCGCCCTGCTGGCGGCCTCGCTGATCTGTTTGTGGATATCCCGGCGCGTGAGCCGCCCCATGGAGGAGATGAAGGCGGGCGCCGACCGCTTCGCCGCCGGGGATTTGAATTTCCGCCTGCCTTCCTCCTCCACCCTGGAGCTGGCGGCCCTGGCCGAGTCCATGAACCATATGGCGGGGCGGCTTCAGGAGAAAATTCGCCTGGCCCTGCGCGAATCCGCCGAGCGCAAGGCCATCCTGTCCAGCATGACCGAGGGAATTGTGGCCCTGGACCCGCGGGGGCGCGCGCTGAGCGCCAACCGGGCGGCCCGGGATATTTTTTCCCATACGGATATTCAAAAGGGAATGGGGCTTCACGAGATCGTCCGGGACCCGGCCCTGAATGAAATGGTGAAAAAGACCATGGAAACCGGCCGGGGCCATGACGGCGACATTGTTTTGCAAAGGGAAGAGGAGCGCCTCGTGCATGTCCGATGCGCGCCTTTGCGGGGCGCCGAACCGGATTCCCCGGACCCGGGGGCGGCCGGAACCCTTCTGGCTTTGAGCGATGTCACCCAGCTTCGGCGTCTGGAACACATTCGCCGGGATTTCGCCGCCAACGTGTCCCATGAGCTGAAAACCCCGCTCACCGCCATCCGGGGCTTTGTGGAGACCCTGGCCTCAGGCGCCGTTGAAAGCGAGGACGACCGCCGCCGTTTCCTTTCCATCATCCGCCGCCATGTCGGGCGCCTGTCCGCCATCATCGAGGACCTCATGGCGCTGTCGCGCATTGAAAACCGGGAGGGTTTTGAAGAGATCCGGCTTGAGGACGCCTCGCTTAAGGATGTGATCCGGGCCGCTGTTCAGACCTGCGAATCCGCGGCTGAAGAAAAGGGGATCGACATCCGCGTTTATCTGGATTCGGACATGACCGTCCGCGCCAACCCGGGCCTTTTGGAGCGGGCCTTTGTCAATCTCATGGACAACGCCGTGAAGTTCAGCGGGGAAGGCCGGGAGATTCATGTAAAGGCCGGCCGGAACGGGGACGATATCCGGGTCCGGTTCCGGGATTTCGGCCCCGGCATTCCGTCCCGGGGCCTGCCCCGGCTTTTTGAGCGTTTTTACCGGGCCGACGCCCCCCGGGACCCCGGACCCGGGGGCGCGGGCCTGGGCCTTGCCATTGTCAAGCACATCGCTTTGGCCCACGGGGGAGGGGTGGACGTGGAAAGCGCGCCTGGAAAGGGAAGCGTTTTCACCTTTCGGCTTCCGGCGGCGTAA
- a CDS encoding Acriflavin resistance protein encodes MMISDLAVRKRTSVAVLTLVILVFGLIAYLEMPRESDPDITIPYVFVSSRYPGVAPEDIEKSITIPIEKKLKSLEGVKKISSTSMEGSSSIVIEFIAGTDIDEVLPKTKDKVDLARPDLPSDMEDDPEVTEVNFAEMPIIVISLSGPVGLVRLKQIAEDIEEEIESIKGVLEAEVTGGLEREIRVEPSPEKLAYFGIPITNLQNVISGENRNVSGGTIRMGDGRFRLRVPGEFETPDDIYGLVIGLHKGRPVYLKDAARVVDGFKDEAGVSRLNGHSAVNIQVKKRSGENILHIADQIDSLLEKRRPSWPNGVTATKLMDKADDVRMMVSDLENNIITGLILVVAVLFFVMGIRNAILVSLAIPFSMFISFMILHAMGITLNMVVLFSLTLSLGMLVDNAIVIVENIFRYMEQGVPRINAAVKAAAEVAQPVTASTLTTVAAFFPMIFWPGIMGEFMGYLPRTVIVTLSSSLFVALVINPALASIFMRVPFSRRAAARGADAGEVEKAGEAPIEVKGPFLSAYRSFLGAALRNRIPVVILSFLSLVIMFMVWLFAIGVEKPVEFFPDIDPKAIYVNLDMPEGADLDYSDRVARAVEAAVCGPAAEDGAHPCFAGSRGDKIHQTATGVEFSGPSDMDDIKYVYSRAVAVAGGKSAFEGNLPNHIGVQFLDMKDRLKPSSGTVEDIRRRVADIPGAGITVSKQQEGPPTGAPINIEITGEDFNALGRISAEIVDHIEKIPFVRDIRDDYVSGSPTVKLKVDRQKAALVGLSTETVGFIMKVAFNGIKVSTYREGDEDYDITVQLPESRRRQTDFLREFLIPTPSGMIPLSSIATFEVTGGLGKISRINHERVVTVKAEVDEKHIPGPVVRAQAEKMLADFPLPPGYSIRFTGENEAQEESQAFLTKAFAAAIFLIMLILVTQFNSVSQPIIIITSVILSLGGVFFGLAVMRMPFGIIMTGVGVISLAGVVVNNAIVLIDYINRLKERGMPTYEAIIAAGCTRLRPVLLTAATTILGLLPMVTGVAFDFHLMEISWVSESSQWWRSMASAVIFGLTLATVLTLLVVPVLYSLVYTTSRAAGSGVRKVRRAYWAPFYRITGTKPPHEG; translated from the coding sequence ATGATGATCTCCGACCTGGCGGTTCGCAAAAGGACCAGCGTGGCGGTTCTGACCCTGGTCATCCTGGTTTTCGGCCTGATCGCCTACCTGGAAATGCCCCGGGAATCGGACCCGGACATCACCATTCCCTATGTGTTTGTCAGCTCCCGGTACCCGGGCGTGGCCCCGGAGGACATTGAGAAGTCCATCACCATTCCCATTGAAAAAAAGCTCAAAAGCCTGGAGGGGGTCAAAAAAATATCCTCCACCAGCATGGAGGGATCCAGCTCCATCGTCATCGAGTTCATCGCCGGAACCGACATTGACGAGGTCCTTCCCAAGACCAAGGACAAGGTGGATCTGGCCCGGCCCGATCTGCCGTCGGACATGGAGGACGACCCCGAGGTGACGGAGGTCAATTTCGCCGAAATGCCCATCATCGTCATCTCTTTGTCCGGACCGGTGGGCCTGGTCCGGCTTAAACAGATCGCCGAGGACATTGAGGAGGAGATCGAATCCATCAAGGGCGTTTTGGAAGCCGAGGTCACCGGCGGGCTGGAGCGGGAGATCCGGGTGGAGCCCAGCCCGGAAAAGCTGGCCTATTTCGGCATTCCCATCACCAACCTGCAAAACGTGATATCCGGGGAAAACCGGAATGTGTCCGGGGGAACCATCCGCATGGGCGACGGCCGTTTCCGGCTTCGGGTCCCCGGGGAGTTTGAAACCCCGGACGACATCTACGGTCTGGTGATCGGGCTTCACAAGGGCCGGCCGGTCTATCTCAAGGACGCGGCGCGGGTGGTGGACGGGTTCAAGGATGAAGCCGGCGTTTCCCGGCTGAACGGCCATTCGGCGGTGAATATCCAGGTGAAGAAAAGATCGGGCGAAAATATTCTGCATATCGCCGATCAAATCGACAGCCTCCTGGAGAAAAGACGCCCCTCCTGGCCAAATGGGGTGACGGCCACCAAACTGATGGACAAGGCCGATGATGTCAGAATGATGGTCTCGGATCTCGAAAACAACATCATCACCGGCCTGATTCTGGTTGTCGCGGTCCTGTTTTTTGTCATGGGAATCCGAAACGCCATTCTGGTGAGCCTGGCCATTCCCTTTTCCATGTTCATTTCTTTTATGATCCTTCATGCCATGGGGATCACCCTGAACATGGTGGTGCTTTTTTCCCTCACCCTGTCCCTGGGCATGCTGGTGGACAACGCCATCGTCATTGTGGAAAACATATTCCGCTACATGGAGCAGGGGGTCCCCCGGATCAACGCGGCCGTCAAGGCCGCGGCTGAGGTGGCCCAGCCGGTGACGGCGTCCACCCTGACCACGGTGGCGGCTTTTTTCCCCATGATTTTCTGGCCGGGAATCATGGGGGAGTTTATGGGCTATCTGCCCCGGACCGTCATCGTCACCCTGTCCTCGTCTCTTTTTGTGGCGCTGGTCATCAACCCGGCCCTGGCCTCCATATTCATGCGGGTCCCTTTTTCCCGCCGCGCGGCCGCCCGAGGCGCCGACGCCGGGGAGGTGGAAAAAGCCGGGGAGGCGCCCATCGAGGTCAAGGGGCCCTTTCTTTCGGCTTACCGGTCTTTTTTGGGAGCGGCCTTAAGAAACCGAATCCCTGTGGTCATCCTGTCTTTTCTTTCCCTGGTCATCATGTTCATGGTGTGGCTGTTCGCCATCGGCGTTGAAAAGCCGGTGGAGTTTTTTCCCGACATCGACCCCAAAGCCATTTATGTGAATCTCGACATGCCCGAAGGCGCGGACCTGGATTATTCCGACCGGGTGGCCCGGGCCGTGGAGGCCGCCGTGTGCGGGCCGGCCGCCGAAGACGGCGCCCATCCCTGCTTTGCGGGAAGCCGGGGGGACAAGATTCACCAAACGGCGACCGGCGTGGAATTTTCAGGGCCGTCGGATATGGACGACATTAAGTATGTCTATTCCCGCGCCGTGGCCGTGGCCGGGGGGAAGTCGGCCTTTGAGGGGAATTTGCCCAACCACATCGGGGTTCAGTTCCTGGACATGAAAGACCGCCTCAAACCCTCCTCCGGAACGGTGGAGGACATTCGCAGGCGGGTGGCGGACATTCCCGGCGCCGGGATCACCGTGTCCAAACAGCAGGAGGGCCCCCCCACGGGCGCCCCCATCAACATCGAGATCACCGGGGAGGATTTCAACGCGCTGGGCCGCATTTCTGCGGAAATCGTGGACCACATTGAAAAAATCCCCTTTGTCCGGGACATCCGGGATGACTATGTGTCCGGCTCTCCCACCGTAAAATTAAAGGTGGACCGGCAAAAGGCCGCGCTGGTGGGGTTGTCCACCGAGACGGTGGGGTTTATCATGAAGGTGGCCTTCAACGGGATCAAGGTCTCCACCTACCGGGAGGGCGATGAGGATTACGACATCACGGTTCAGCTGCCCGAATCCCGGCGCCGGCAAACGGATTTTTTAAGGGAGTTTCTGATTCCCACCCCGTCCGGCATGATTCCGCTGAGTTCCATCGCCACATTCGAGGTCACCGGGGGGCTTGGAAAGATCAGCCGGATCAACCACGAGCGGGTGGTCACGGTGAAGGCCGAGGTGGATGAAAAACACATTCCCGGCCCTGTGGTTCGGGCCCAGGCTGAGAAAATGCTGGCGGATTTTCCCCTTCCGCCGGGTTACAGCATCCGTTTTACCGGGGAGAACGAGGCCCAGGAGGAGTCCCAGGCTTTCCTCACCAAGGCTTTCGCGGCCGCCATTTTTCTCATCATGCTGATCCTGGTGACCCAGTTCAACTCCGTGTCCCAGCCCATTATCATCATCACATCCGTGATCCTGTCGCTGGGGGGCGTCTTTTTCGGCCTGGCGGTCATGCGCATGCCCTTCGGCATCATCATGACCGGGGTGGGCGTCATCTCCCTGGCCGGGGTGGTGGTGAACAACGCCATCGTGCTCATTGACTACATCAACCGCCTCAAAGAAAGGGGCATGCCCACCTATGAGGCCATCATCGCCGCCGGGTGCACCCGTTTAAGGCCCGTGCTGCTCACCGCCGCCACCACCATCCTGGGGCTTTTGCCCATGGTCACCGGGGTGGCGTTTGATTTCCATCTTATGGAGATTTCCTGGGTGAGCGAGTCGAGCCAGTGGTGGCGGTCTATGGCGTCGGCGGTCATTTTCGGCCTGACCCTGGCCACGGTCCTGACCCTGCTGGTGGTCCCGGTTCTTTATTCTTTGGTTTACACCACGAGCCGGGCCGCCGGATCCGGCGTGAGGAAGGTCCGCCGGGCCTACTGGGCGCCGTTTTACCGCATCACCGGGACAAAGCCGCCTCATGAGGGGTAG